One segment of Deltaproteobacteria bacterium DNA contains the following:
- the larE gene encoding ATP-dependent sacrificial sulfur transferase LarE — MDDQLKKKLEILKNTLKGFGSALVAFSGGVDSSLLLKVASNVLPNRAVAVTVRSVLSPPGEVEAAQKIARNLGVEHLIFEFEPLFLDEIRTNSPERCYHCKKALARLLKVKAEEHDLESVLEGGNADDSLSYRPGARAVIETGLKSPLKEAGLKKADVRTLARALGLNNWDRPALPCLATRFPYNTILTPESLKQVFEAEKLMAAHGFFGGRARHHGDILRLEIPPKLINFFQDDKLRQTLVEGCKALGFKFVTLDLAGYQSGVFDERDGN; from the coding sequence ATGGACGATCAGTTAAAGAAAAAATTAGAAATCCTGAAAAACACTTTGAAAGGATTCGGATCAGCCCTAGTGGCCTTTTCCGGGGGTGTGGACAGCAGTCTTCTTCTTAAGGTCGCGTCTAACGTCCTGCCGAATCGAGCCGTGGCTGTCACAGTGAGATCGGTTTTAAGCCCCCCTGGTGAGGTTGAGGCCGCGCAGAAGATTGCCCGGAACCTGGGGGTTGAGCACCTGATTTTTGAGTTTGAGCCTCTCTTTCTGGATGAAATAAGGACCAATTCCCCTGAGCGGTGTTATCACTGTAAAAAAGCCCTGGCCCGCCTGCTGAAGGTAAAGGCTGAAGAGCACGACCTTGAATCTGTCCTGGAAGGCGGTAATGCCGATGATAGCCTGTCTTACCGTCCTGGAGCCCGTGCTGTAATCGAAACCGGACTTAAAAGCCCCCTCAAGGAAGCCGGATTAAAAAAGGCCGATGTGCGGACCCTGGCGCGGGCCCTGGGTTTAAACAACTGGGATCGTCCTGCCCTGCCTTGCCTGGCGACGCGTTTTCCTTATAACACAATTCTGACTCCAGAATCGCTCAAGCAGGTCTTTGAGGCTGAAAAGCTGATGGCCGCTCATGGTTTTTTTGGAGGTCGAGCTCGGCATCACGGGGATATCCTGCGCCTGGAAATTCCTCCTAAGCTAATTAATTTTTTCCAGGACGATAAGCTTCGCCAGACCCTGGTGGAAGGTTGCAAGGCCCTGGGATTCAAGTTTGTGACCCTGGATCTGGCCGGGTACCAGAGCGGGGTATTTGATGAAAGAGACGGCAATTAA